In Sphingobacterium thalpophilum, a genomic segment contains:
- the dnaK gene encoding molecular chaperone DnaK — translation MGKKYGDVGEELKNISYEVVSGDNETVRIKIGKKTYTPQEISAIILQKMKSTAEDYLGQEVKEAVITVPAYFNDAERQATKEAGQIAGLEVKRIINEPTAAALAYGLDKKNKDVKVAVYDLGGGTFDISILELGDGVFEVKSTNGDVHLGGDNFDDVIINWLAEEFQKDEGVDLKKDPMALQRLKEAAEKAKIELSSSAETDINLPYIMPVDGVPKHLVKKLTRAKFEQLADELIKRAMKPVKSALKDAGLSTSDIDEVILVGGSTRIPKIQEEVEKFFGKKPSKGVNPDEVVALGAAIQGGVLTGEVNDVLLLDVTPLSLGIETMGGVFTKLIEANTTIPAKKSEIFSTAADNQPSVEVHVLQGERPMAKDNKTIGRFHLDGIAPAPRGIPQIEVTFDIDANGILSVSAKDKTSGKEQKIRIEASSGLTEEEIKRMKQEAEANAESDKQAREKVDKLNQADSLIFQTEKQLKEYGDKISAGNKSAIEGALGRLKEAYGKQDVPAVEAAMDELNKTWQSASQEIYQAQQAASGGSSANSNGTQANNSNDVEEATDVEFEEVDDNK, via the coding sequence ATGGGTAAAAAATATGGCGATGTGGGGGAAGAATTAAAAAACATTTCTTACGAAGTGGTTTCAGGTGATAATGAAACCGTAAGAATTAAAATTGGCAAGAAGACATATACCCCTCAGGAAATATCGGCTATTATTTTGCAAAAAATGAAATCAACCGCCGAAGATTATCTGGGACAGGAAGTTAAAGAAGCGGTAATTACTGTACCGGCCTATTTTAACGATGCTGAACGTCAGGCAACAAAGGAAGCTGGACAAATAGCAGGGCTTGAGGTAAAAAGAATTATCAATGAGCCTACTGCTGCTGCACTGGCCTATGGCCTTGATAAGAAAAACAAAGATGTGAAAGTTGCTGTGTACGACCTTGGTGGAGGTACATTTGATATTTCCATTCTTGAACTTGGCGATGGTGTATTTGAGGTAAAATCAACCAACGGGGATGTGCATTTGGGAGGAGATAATTTTGATGATGTGATTATCAATTGGCTGGCTGAAGAGTTTCAGAAAGATGAAGGCGTGGATTTGAAAAAAGATCCAATGGCGCTTCAACGATTAAAAGAGGCAGCTGAAAAAGCGAAGATAGAGCTTTCCAGTTCTGCGGAAACAGATATTAATTTACCGTACATTATGCCGGTTGATGGTGTACCAAAGCATCTTGTTAAGAAATTAACGCGAGCAAAATTTGAACAACTTGCTGACGAGTTAATAAAAAGGGCTATGAAACCCGTGAAATCTGCCCTAAAAGATGCAGGGCTCTCAACTTCTGATATAGATGAAGTGATTTTAGTCGGTGGGTCAACCCGAATTCCAAAAATACAGGAAGAGGTTGAGAAATTCTTTGGTAAAAAACCATCAAAAGGTGTGAATCCTGATGAAGTGGTAGCACTTGGCGCAGCAATTCAGGGAGGTGTACTGACTGGTGAAGTTAACGATGTGTTGTTGCTTGATGTAACCCCACTTTCTCTTGGAATTGAAACTATGGGAGGAGTGTTTACCAAATTGATTGAAGCCAATACTACAATTCCGGCCAAAAAATCTGAAATATTTTCAACAGCAGCTGATAATCAGCCGTCAGTAGAAGTTCATGTTTTGCAAGGGGAACGGCCCATGGCAAAAGATAACAAAACAATTGGCCGTTTCCATTTAGATGGAATAGCGCCTGCACCCAGAGGAATTCCTCAAATTGAAGTAACATTCGATATTGATGCCAATGGAATATTAAGCGTAAGTGCTAAGGATAAAACTTCCGGTAAAGAACAAAAAATCAGAATTGAAGCTTCATCCGGATTAACCGAAGAAGAAATTAAAAGGATGAAACAGGAGGCAGAGGCAAATGCCGAATCTGATAAGCAGGCCAGAGAAAAAGTTGATAAACTAAATCAGGCTGACTCTCTTATTTTCCAGACCGAGAAGCAGCTCAAAGAATATGGCGATAAAATTTCTGCCGGAAACAAAAGCGCAATTGAAGGGGCATTGGGCCGTTTAAAAGAAGCGTACGGCAAACAGGATGTTCCAGCCGTTGAAGCAGCAATGGATGAGTTAAACAAAACGTGGCAAAGCGCTTCACAAGAAATATATCAGGCTCAACAAGCTGCTTCGGGCGGAAGTTCGGCCAATAGTAATGGAACACAGGCTAATAATTCAAATGATGTAGAAGAAGCTACTGATGTTGAATTTGAAGAGGTTGACGATAATAAATAA
- a CDS encoding mechanosensitive ion channel domain-containing protein: MALTIILVIVVFLLKALSKKRLIKLSALYSYDPHRLFLVRKTIAIAFWIALIFLTLIIWGGNPNNVWVYLGGFLSVVAIGLFAVWSILSNIISGIFIFIMNPFKIGSKIKLYDPEVQATVVNINLMFTELEDDDGIFNVPNNTFFLKTVKGINAEKTQPN; the protein is encoded by the coding sequence ATGGCATTAACCATTATTTTGGTGATAGTTGTATTCCTTCTGAAAGCGTTAAGTAAAAAACGACTTATTAAGCTTTCTGCACTTTATTCATATGACCCGCATCGTCTATTTCTGGTAAGAAAAACGATTGCTATAGCTTTTTGGATTGCTTTGATTTTTTTAACGCTTATCATTTGGGGGGGAAACCCAAATAATGTTTGGGTATATCTTGGTGGTTTTCTCTCTGTTGTAGCAATTGGGTTGTTTGCTGTATGGAGTATTTTAAGCAATATTATTTCAGGAATATTTATTTTTATAATGAACCCTTTCAAAATAGGTTCGAAAATAAAGCTGTATGACCCTGAAGTACAAGCGACAGTAGTAAATATAAATCTGATGTTTACTGAATTAGAAGATGATGATGGAATCTTTAACGTACCAAATAATACTTTCTTTCTAAAAACCGTGAAGGGTATTAATGCGGAAAAAACACAACCAAATTAA
- a CDS encoding cation:proton antiporter: MNHGLLNGLFIVSLTILFLALLLKRAKQPYFIAYIIAGIILGPEVFGVISNSSTINEIGELGVILLMFFIGAEINLPDFSKSFKKPLLGTLSQLLLSFAFMVITGQILNWSWQVIILLSFVISLSSSAIIFQYLSNTGQIKSKIGLLTSGVLIMQDILIVPMMLTLNFMAKGKLETIELARTVFGGLAILIFMHVAIRKKLIKIPFRHDLIRDHDLQVFLGFVLCFGMAQVSHWFGLSAALGALLAGILVGQDKSTQWLDHALVPFRVFFLAFFFLAVGLQLNLHFAYQNIGVILLITLAVMVINSLINAMIFKGMGSTWHDSIYAGALLSQIGEFSFVLVSAAASMGVIGDYSYQMTLAVITVTMMITSVWIEIIQNFIYKLPKLSHN; encoded by the coding sequence TTATTTTTAGCACTTTTATTAAAAAGGGCGAAACAACCTTATTTTATTGCCTATATCATAGCGGGAATCATTCTGGGGCCTGAGGTGTTCGGGGTTATTTCAAATTCATCAACGATTAACGAAATTGGAGAACTTGGTGTAATATTACTCATGTTTTTTATCGGAGCAGAAATTAACCTGCCCGACTTTTCTAAAAGTTTTAAAAAACCATTACTGGGTACATTATCGCAGTTGCTACTCAGTTTTGCTTTCATGGTTATAACAGGTCAAATTTTAAATTGGTCCTGGCAGGTAATTATACTTTTGAGTTTTGTCATCAGTTTAAGTAGTTCTGCCATTATTTTTCAATATTTATCAAACACTGGGCAAATTAAAAGTAAAATAGGGCTGTTAACATCCGGAGTATTAATCATGCAAGATATACTCATCGTACCAATGATGCTTACCTTAAACTTTATGGCCAAAGGTAAATTGGAGACCATTGAGTTAGCAAGAACAGTATTTGGCGGTCTGGCCATATTGATTTTTATGCATGTCGCCATTCGCAAAAAACTAATAAAAATTCCATTCAGGCATGATTTGATACGAGACCACGACTTGCAAGTATTTTTGGGTTTTGTTTTGTGTTTTGGAATGGCACAGGTAAGTCATTGGTTTGGGTTATCGGCTGCTTTGGGGGCGCTTTTGGCAGGTATATTGGTCGGACAGGATAAGTCCACCCAATGGTTAGACCATGCCCTGGTCCCTTTTCGTGTTTTCTTTTTAGCCTTTTTCTTTTTAGCAGTTGGTTTGCAACTTAACCTACACTTCGCATACCAAAACATTGGTGTTATATTGTTAATCACCCTTGCAGTTATGGTTATTAATAGTTTAATAAATGCCATGATATTTAAAGGCATGGGCAGTACATGGCATGATAGTATATATGCCGGAGCTTTGTTATCTCAGATTGGCGAATTTAGTTTTGTTCTTGTTAGTGCGGCTGCTTCCATGGGGGTAATAGGCGATTATAGTTATCAAATGACCTTAGCTGTAATAACTGTTACCATGATGATAACTTCTGTTTGGATAGAGATAATACAAAATTTCATTTATAAGCTCCCTAAATTATCTCATAACTAA